One genomic window of Bacteroidota bacterium includes the following:
- a CDS encoding DEAD/DEAH box helicase family protein, whose amino-acid sequence MEEIKRYKTSDLVLKVDKNYDPTQLPLQDWDRYIDILVNDRQYQKEAIIDAVVFLASGLYKNTSELVENNWNESSNIELKNRYSDLDDYLHHLQIPTKLSASIDLATGTGKSYVIYGIAQIMLGLGLADRVLVLCPSLTIEDGLTEKFIDLSSDSKLLKAIPENAKWKNPSIKSADVTIKEGDICIENIHAAYETTGSSIKDSFKGNGETTLVLNDEAHHIYNKVEGRSKENTSLKKWKEFLLNPEFNFKYIVGFTGTAYIEDEYFNDVIYRYSLRQAVDNQMVKMVDYISKDENLDKDIKFQKIYDNHDHNKQNYRKIKPLTILITKDIKNAKRLLADISEFLIKQESLSEDEAKEKTLIVTSHNDHKANIQKLKEVDNKDNPIEWIVSVSMLTEGWDVKNVFQIVPWEDRAFNSKLLIAQVLGRGLRIPLEYQNPQPKVRIFNHDAWSRNIKGLVDEILEIEKRLISVPLVKGDRNKHHFKVHHIDYSKKATTKEATKDHTEFDYTKGFIELQSQVEESEKESEYTDFSGAINSKKTLIHYNTYTIDEVANKIVDELKVRNWEGKILKLPTGDYSKQKLPPKNEITKIIRTSMDKVGIKGNRLVEKNRNKILNSFNTLLRKAGKTVVYQKEAQKPYTIDTKEMNRESMALGNLRHNATVFYSSDFKTEINEKNLELLNIVIEDEGLPRSASKEINKYLFKTPLDLTFSKATPERTFIKELCETENAKKIESWLKSRDMNFYSIEYSITSIGGKHSKIQSFNPDFFLKLENGKTKHFVIVEIKSDGDVTDENKAKLKYGVQHFKDLNKELEKLKIDEKYHFHFLSPNSYDVFFDHLRNGILKEFDFRSDLEDKLLAKTDE is encoded by the coding sequence ATGGAAGAAATAAAACGCTATAAAACATCAGACCTTGTATTAAAAGTTGATAAAAACTATGACCCCACTCAACTTCCTTTACAAGACTGGGATAGATATATTGATATTTTAGTAAATGACAGGCAATATCAAAAAGAAGCAATAATTGACGCTGTAGTATTTTTAGCTTCTGGTTTATATAAAAATACAAGTGAATTAGTAGAAAACAATTGGAATGAAAGCTCAAATATTGAATTGAAAAATCGTTATTCCGATTTAGATGATTATTTGCATCATTTACAAATCCCAACAAAACTTTCTGCCTCAATTGACCTTGCTACTGGAACAGGGAAAAGTTATGTAATTTATGGTATTGCCCAAATAATGCTTGGTCTTGGCTTGGCAGACAGGGTTTTAGTTTTGTGTCCTTCACTAACAATTGAAGATGGTTTAACAGAAAAATTTATTGATTTAAGTTCTGACAGTAAATTATTAAAAGCAATTCCTGAAAATGCAAAATGGAAAAATCCATCAATTAAATCGGCAGATGTAACAATTAAAGAAGGTGATATTTGCATTGAAAATATTCACGCTGCTTATGAAACAACAGGTTCTTCAATAAAAGATAGTTTTAAAGGAAATGGTGAAACAACATTGGTCTTAAATGACGAAGCTCATCATATCTACAACAAAGTTGAAGGACGCAGTAAGGAAAATACAAGCCTAAAAAAATGGAAAGAATTTTTACTAAACCCCGAATTTAATTTTAAATATATTGTAGGTTTTACCGGTACGGCATATATTGAAGATGAATATTTTAATGATGTGATTTATCGCTATTCGTTACGCCAAGCAGTTGATAATCAAATGGTGAAAATGGTTGATTACATTAGTAAAGATGAAAATCTTGATAAGGATATAAAATTCCAAAAAATTTATGACAATCACGACCACAATAAACAGAATTATCGAAAAATTAAACCGCTAACAATTCTGATTACCAAAGACATTAAAAATGCCAAAAGATTGCTTGCTGATATTTCTGAGTTTTTGATAAAACAAGAGAGCTTGAGTGAAGATGAAGCGAAAGAAAAAACTTTAATTGTAACTTCACACAACGACCACAAAGCGAATATTCAAAAATTAAAGGAAGTTGACAATAAGGATAATCCAATTGAATGGATTGTTTCTGTTTCAATGCTTACAGAAGGTTGGGATGTGAAAAATGTTTTTCAAATCGTACCTTGGGAAGATAGAGCATTTAATTCAAAGCTTCTTATTGCTCAAGTTTTAGGACGTGGTTTACGAATACCGCTTGAATACCAAAATCCGCAACCAAAAGTTAGGATTTTTAACCACGATGCGTGGAGTAGAAATATAAAAGGGCTTGTTGATGAAATACTTGAAATTGAGAAAAGGCTTATTTCGGTTCCATTAGTAAAAGGAGATAGAAATAAACATCATTTTAAAGTTCATCATATTGATTATTCAAAAAAAGCGACAACAAAAGAAGCTACAAAAGACCACACAGAATTTGATTATACAAAAGGGTTTATTGAACTTCAATCACAAGTAGAAGAAAGCGAAAAAGAAAGTGAATATACTGATTTTTCAGGTGCTATAAACTCAAAAAAGACACTAATTCATTACAATACGTATACAATAGATGAAGTTGCAAATAAAATTGTAGATGAACTGAAAGTTAGAAACTGGGAAGGAAAAATATTAAAATTACCAACAGGGGATTATTCAAAACAGAAACTTCCACCAAAAAACGAAATAACTAAGATTATTCGCACTTCAATGGATAAAGTGGGGATTAAAGGGAATAGATTAGTTGAAAAAAATCGCAATAAGATATTGAACAGTTTCAATACGCTTTTAAGAAAAGCAGGGAAAACGGTTGTGTATCAAAAAGAAGCTCAAAAGCCATACACAATAGACACTAAAGAAATGAATAGAGAAAGTATGGCTCTTGGAAATTTAAGGCATAATGCAACTGTTTTTTACTCATCTGATTTTAAAACAGAAATTAACGAGAAAAATTTAGAGTTATTAAATATCGTAATTGAAGATGAAGGTTTGCCAAGAAGTGCATCGAAAGAGATAAACAAATATCTATTTAAAACACCATTAGATTTAACTTTTTCTAAAGCGACACCAGAACGAACATTTATAAAAGAACTTTGCGAAACTGAAAATGCAAAGAAAATTGAAAGTTGGCTAAAGTCAAGAGATATGAATTTCTACTCAATTGAATATTCAATAACTTCTATTGGTGGAAAACACTCAAAAATCCAATCTTTCAATCCTGACTTTTTCTTAAAATTAGAGAATGGTAAAACAAAACATTTTGTAATTGTTGAAATTAAATCTGACGGTGATGTAACCGATGAAAATAAGGCAAAATTGAAATACGGAGTTCAACACTTTAAAGACTTAAATAAGGAATTAGAGAAGCTAAAAATAGACGAAAAATATCATTTCCATTTTTTAAGTCCGAATTCTTACGATGTATTCTTTGACCA